One segment of Gammaproteobacteria bacterium DNA contains the following:
- a CDS encoding response regulator transcription factor: MLIRVGLVDSQRLFRQSVALMLNQESDFRVVGEASDGHEAFSLAMEKKPHIMLMDLDLPKLSTVNTIRLILGCCPKVKILILSVHHDNPRVSMGLEAGAAGYVLKDVDHHELIRIIRHYAHGSPVSSAFLTSSEVIKPEELPAPDTSTLTRREGEIMELLSRGQRSQEIADTLSISIETVKVHIQHIYRKMGVKNRVEMILLLKSLPPIPLRTPQQSSLNQA; this comes from the coding sequence ATGTTGATACGAGTGGGTCTGGTAGACAGTCAAAGGCTGTTTCGGCAAAGCGTAGCCCTTATGCTGAACCAGGAGTCTGATTTCCGCGTCGTCGGGGAGGCGTCGGATGGGCATGAGGCCTTTTCGCTCGCCATGGAAAAAAAGCCTCACATTATGCTCATGGATCTGGACCTGCCCAAGCTCAGCACCGTCAACACGATAAGGCTCATACTCGGCTGTTGCCCCAAGGTTAAAATTCTTATCCTGTCCGTTCACCACGACAATCCCCGTGTCAGCATGGGCCTGGAGGCCGGTGCGGCAGGCTACGTCCTGAAAGATGTGGATCACCACGAACTGATACGGATCATTCGCCACTATGCCCACGGCTCACCCGTCAGTTCGGCCTTTTTAACCTCCTCGGAGGTCATCAAGCCGGAGGAACTCCCCGCCCCCGATACCTCCACGCTCACCCGCCGTGAAGGGGAGATCATGGAATTATTATCACGGGGACAACGCAGTCAAGAAATTGCCGATACCCTGAGTATTTCTATTGAAACCGTCAAGGTCCACATCCAACACATCTACCGTAAAATGGGCGTCAAGAACCGGGTAGAAATGATCCTTCTCCTTAAATCTCTTCCACCCATCCCTTTAAGAACTCCACAGCAAAGCAGCCTAAATCAAGCTTAG
- a CDS encoding DUF3105 domain-containing protein — MNWGVHDIPIPTEVQVRHLEEGGVLLQYNCPEGCADLVEKLTRLTDEYNPILIAPYSLINAKLTLTAWVAHRPAGWMG; from the coding sequence GTGAACTGGGGCGTGCATGACATTCCGATTCCAACCGAGGTGCAGGTTCGGCATCTGGAGGAGGGCGGCGTGTTGCTGCAATACAATTGCCCGGAAGGCTGCGCCGATTTAGTGGAAAAGTTGACGCGGTTAACGGATGAATACAATCCCATTTTGATAGCGCCTTACTCGTTGATAAACGCCAAGCTGACGCTCACGGCCTGGGTAGCGCATAGACCTGCTGGATGGATGGGATGA